The following proteins are co-located in the Larus michahellis chromosome 9, bLarMic1.1, whole genome shotgun sequence genome:
- the MPHOSPH10 gene encoding U3 small nucleolar ribonucleoprotein MPP10, translating into MSAAFTIFRAFFFRADEHPALEQYHAHPGGGSGSQPRQWWLPSPARRQSPGLGGRRRGVEPSCAEPGWWRRREAPGPLSPSTGGRCRVAPRAAGGGKMAAVKGLETGLRVAGAAAARPERFLSVQDGLAADFRALTKTLYDLNKALGSNIVHGGPLKELVIENFDEEQIWQQLELQNNAVLNFFKKSIARDVEDEDLCLLSDHEEDDSDAETNSEKELEDNIMEAETEQKNVYTKDKTKVKEKQSKARESIKQKYSDEDSDIDFDIEALEQQTKTAKETTLKKMGRKSIVDDKFFKLAEMEAFLDHAEKENREEEEEDINYFEDIISDDEEEESEEAKVKPIKSSRDLTYKDFFDPVDDDDLVANDVEDDQKEEADSAIEEENEESMSEVEDMNELMMEDTRSKEASKKVTFSLPDDSETEDITDMQLEKGIDPSEIKSSFEKRQEKMSKKIKSLEEQLLEEKPWQLKGEVTGQKRPENSLLEETVLFDHAVRMAPVITEETTFQLEDIIKQRILDEAWDDVVPKEKPKEEAFEYKKRITLDHEKSKLSLAEIYEQEYMKLHQQKTEEEENPEHKEIQEMMDSLFLKLDALCNFHFTPKPPVPEVKIVSNLPAISMEEVAPVAVSDAALLAPEEIKEKNKAGDIKTDAEKTPTDKKRERRKKKLRKRMKLREKEKRQKLLEKMKPEQATKLSKKAAAAKLKKLTKEGKASLLKDEGKDKALKSSQAFFSQLQDQVKMEIKDANKLKKKQKKQKTLSVHKLKL; encoded by the exons ATGTCTGCAGCTTTTACTATATTTAGAGCATTTTTTTTCCGTGCTGATGAACACCCCGCTCTAGAGCAGTACCACGCTCATCCCGGGGGAGGAAGCGGCAGCCAGCCCCGCCAATGGTGGCTGCCATCCCCTGCCCGGCGGCAGAGCCCCGGGCTGGGCGGCAGGCGGCGCGGGGTGGAACCCTCATGCGCGGAACCtgggtggtggcggcggcgggaggcgcccGGACCGCTGAGCCCGAGCACCGGGGGGCGGTGCCGCGTGGCTCCacgcgcggcgggcggcgggaagatggcggcggTGAAGGGGCTGGAGACGGGCCTGAGAGTGGCCGGTGCCGCCGCGGCGCGGCCGGAGCGATTCCTGAG tGTGCAAGATGGACTTGCTGCTGACTTCAGAGCGTTAACAAAGACTCTCTATGATTTAAATAAAGCTCTGGGGAGTAATATAGTTCATGGGGGTCCTCTAAAAGAGCTGGTGATAGAAAACTTTGATGAAGAACAGATTTGGCAACAACTAGAGCTCCAGAACAATGCAGTTCTCAATTTCTTCAAGAAATCCATTGCAAGAGATGTTGAGGATGAAGATCTTTGCCTTCTCTCAGACCACGAAGAGGATGACTCTGATGCAGAGACCAACAGCGAGAAGGAATTGGAAGACAACATAATGGAAGCAGAAACTGAACAGAAGAATGTTTATACAAAAGATAAAACTAaagttaaagaaaagcaaagtaaagccAGAGAAAGCATAAAGCAGAAATACAGTGATGAGGATTCTGATATTGACTTTGATATTGAAGCACTGGAGCAACAAACTAAAACAGCCAAGGAAACCACattgaaaaaaatgggaagaaaatccATAGTGGATGACAAGTTTTTCAAGCTGGCTGAGATGGAAGCTTTTTTAGAccatgcagagaaagaaaacagggaggaggaggaagaagatatTAATTATTTTGAAGACATCATCTCAGATGATGAGGAAGAAGAGTCTGAAGAAGCTAAAGTCAAA CCAATTAAAAGTTCTAGAGACTTGACATACAAAGATTTCTTTGATCCAGTTGATGACGACGATTTAGTAGCTAATGATGTTGAAGATGATCAGAAAGAGGAAGCAGACAGTGCTATTGAAGAGGAGAATGAGGAAAGCATGTCTGA GGTTGAGGATATGAATGAATTGATGATGGAGGATACGAGAAGTAAAGAAGCCTCTAAAAAAGTTACTTTCAGTTTGCCAGATGACAGTGAAACAGAAGATATTACTGATATGCAATTAGAGAAGGGCATTGATCCCAGTGAAATAAAGTCTTCTTTtgagaagagacaggaaaag atgagcaaaaaaattaaaagtttagAAGAACAGTTGTTAGAGGAGAAACCTTGGCAGCTTAAAGGAGAAGTGACTGGACAAAAACGACCTGAAAACAGCCTTTTGGAGGAAACAGTACTTTTTGACCATGCTGTTCGAATGG cACCTGTGATCACAGAAGAAACGACTTTCCAGCTTGAAGATATCATTAAACAGAGAATATTGGATGAG GCATGGGATGATGTTGtaccaaaagaaaaaccaaaagaagaGGCTTTTGAATACAAGAAGCGTATCACTTTGGATCATGAAAAGAGTAAACTGAGCCTCGCTGAGATCTATGAGCAAGAATACATGAAACTTCACCAG CAAAAgactgaagaggaagaaaatcccGAACACAAAGAAATTCAGGAAATGATGGATTCACTCTTCCTGAAGTTGGATGCGCTTTGTAACTTCCACTTCACACCCAAACCA CCTGTGCCAGAAGTGAAAATAGTTTCGAACCTTCCAGCTATAAGTATGGAAGAAGTAGCACCAGTGGCCGTTAGTGATGCTGCTCTCTTAGCACCAGAGGAGATCAag GAAAAGAACAAAGCTGGTGATAttaaaacagatgcagaaaagaCTCCCACAGACAAAAAGCGAGAacgaagaaagaaaaagcttcgTAAACGTATGAAgttaagagaaaaggagaaacgTCAAAAGCTTCTTGAAAAGATGAAACCAGAACAAGCCACAAAACTTAGCAAAAAAGCTgctgcagcaaaattaaaaaagcttACAAAAGAAGGCAAAGCATCTCTGCTCAAG GATGAAGGGAAAGACAAGGCCTTGAAGTCGTCCCAGGCCTTCTTTTCTCAACTACAAGACcaagtaaaaatggaaatcaaagaTGCCAacaaattaaagaagaaacagaagaagcagaaaacacTCTCTGTTCATAAACTGAAATTGTAA